A window of the Chiloscyllium plagiosum isolate BGI_BamShark_2017 unplaced genomic scaffold, ASM401019v2 scaf_4247, whole genome shotgun sequence genome harbors these coding sequences:
- the LOC122547629 gene encoding zinc-binding protein A33-like encodes MLNIINPVPAPLTLDPESASLDLVLSKDQTTVKGRFKLKDWPYGRRTYPAVPHSRKQFSNYGCVVTREGFTSGKHYWEVNVERMDEWIVGVVKESVNRHDAVPLTPSNGFWTLRKWNGSVYGPEHTCGFDVNLRRVGVCVDHQRGQVSFYNGDDMTHLCTATGQFREKIYPFFLPFPQTVTKEALNLFHLKL; translated from the exons atgctCAACATTATAAACCCAG TTCCTGCCCCTTTGACATTGGACCCGGAGTCAGCGAGCTTGGACCTTGTCCTCTCCAAGGACCAGACGACAGTGAAGGGCCGCTTCAAGCTGAAAGACTGGCCATACGGCCGGAGGACCTACCCCGCAGTGCCACACAGTCGGAAGCAGTTCAGTAATTATGGCTGTGTTGTCACGCGGGAAGGCTTCACTTCGGGCAAGCACTACTGGGAGGTCAACGTGGAGAGAATGGACGAGTGGATCGTTGGCGTGGTGAAGGAGTCCGTGAACAGGCACGATGCAGTCCCGCTGACGCCCTCAAATGGCTTCTGGACCTTGAGAAAGTGGAATGGAAGTGTCTACGGTCCCGAGCACACGTGCGGTTTTGACGTAAATCTGAGGAGGGTGGGAGTCTGCGTGGACCACCAGAGAGGGCAGGTGTCCTTTTATAATGGCGATGACATGACACACCTCTGCACCGCAACGGGTCAGTTCAGAGAGAAGATCTACCCtttcttcctgccttttccacagaCCGTGACTAAGGAGGCACTGAATCTGTTCCACTTGAAACTGTAG